Proteins encoded in a region of the Coffea eugenioides isolate CCC68of chromosome 4, Ceug_1.0, whole genome shotgun sequence genome:
- the LOC113769173 gene encoding uncharacterized protein LOC113769173, translating to MENVGAKMIIDKAQQEWIEFDTANEIDSRATASSKRERLVQHTWEPPKEGVMRINTDAAVSAKMVRTGLGIVARNWRGELVKARGIVGRRRGKAATEESLAIRSALEMAQDAGWTNIEVQSDCKNVVSSINTGNVQDCKIQTILEDIEALKNSFDSCLFSFAPRTANGCSHAMAQFAVKLVRNIE from the coding sequence ATGGAGAATGTGGGTGCAAAAATGATAATTGACAAAGCGCAGCAGGAGTGGATCGAATTTGATACGGCAAATGAAATAGACTCCCGAGCAACTGCATCATCAAAGAGGGAAAGACTGGTTCAGCATACTTGGGAGCCACCCAAGGAGGGAGTCATGAGGATTAATACGGATGCAGCAGTTTCAGCTAAAATGGTCAGGACCGGATTGGGGATAGTTGCAAGGAACTGGCGTGGGGAACTAGTGAAAGCTCGAGGAATCGTTGGAAGGAGAAGAGGGAAAGCTGCCACAGAGGAATCATTAGCGATCAGAAGTGCGCTGGAAATGGCTCAAGATGCAGGATGGACAAATATAGAAGTCCAGTCTGACTGCAAAAATGTAGTGAGCTCCATTAATACGGGCAATGTTCAGGATTGTAAGATACAAACAATCCTAGAAGACATTGAGGCCCTAAAGAATAGCTTTGATAGTTGCCTATTCTCTTTTGCTCCCAGAACTGCAAATGGTTGTAGTCATGCAATGGCTCAATTTGCAGTCAAGTTGGTTAGAAACATTGAATAG